One window from the genome of Paenibacillus azoreducens encodes:
- the tdc gene encoding tyrosine decarboxylase, with the protein MNYQIPDINLKALFLGSKGENVDLFKEVLLKVVDEHVGWRQNYQPQDLPVITPFDKSSKSFQDTADHVRSVFNVLSSKLRSESLPWHSAGRFWGHMNSETLMPAIIAYTAAMLWNGNNVAYESSPGTSQMEEEVGHEIAKLMSYKAGESWGHICADGSIANLEGLWYARNIKSLPLAIKEVAPEYVEGKSEWELLNMSTEEIMELTEKLADRMDEIKDKSARSGQNLQKLGKWLIPQTKHYSWLKAGDIIGIGLDQVEAIDVDSEYRMDINKLEKRIRELAEQKIPVLGVVGVVGSTEEGQIDHIDKIIELREKLAKEGIYYYVHIDAAYGGYARAIFLDENDEFIEYNKIDEVYKKYNIFTDMKLKDEWLTEDIYNAFKAISKAESVTIDPHKMGYIPYSAGAIAIRDIRMRESISYFATYVFEKGADIPALLGAYILEGSKAGATAAAVWTAHKVLPLNVTGFGKLMGASIEGAYRFYNFLKNKKFNVDGRIIELHPLTKPDFNMVDYVFNEEGNTDLVRMNKLNHDFFDYASYVKGGLYSNEFITSHTDFAIPDYGNSPLEFVKSLGFTDQEWDRAGKVTILRACALSPYAHDAATFEEYAEKIEKAMQEKLEKIYMYEMNE; encoded by the coding sequence ATGAACTATCAAATTCCTGATATTAACCTAAAAGCATTGTTTCTTGGCTCTAAAGGCGAAAACGTCGATCTGTTCAAGGAAGTTCTGCTCAAGGTCGTTGACGAGCATGTAGGCTGGCGTCAAAATTATCAACCGCAAGACTTGCCAGTGATTACACCTTTCGATAAAAGTTCAAAGAGCTTCCAGGATACAGCCGATCATGTACGCAGCGTATTTAACGTATTGTCTTCCAAACTTCGTTCCGAATCGCTGCCATGGCATAGCGCAGGCCGTTTCTGGGGACATATGAACTCCGAAACCTTGATGCCGGCCATCATCGCTTATACAGCAGCAATGCTTTGGAACGGCAATAACGTGGCTTATGAATCCTCTCCAGGTACGTCGCAAATGGAAGAAGAAGTTGGCCATGAAATTGCTAAACTGATGAGCTACAAAGCAGGGGAAAGCTGGGGCCACATTTGCGCCGACGGCTCCATCGCCAACTTGGAAGGTCTGTGGTATGCACGTAACATCAAATCCCTTCCGCTGGCGATCAAAGAAGTTGCGCCTGAATATGTAGAAGGCAAATCCGAATGGGAATTGCTGAATATGTCAACAGAAGAAATTATGGAACTCACGGAAAAACTCGCTGACAGAATGGATGAAATTAAAGATAAATCCGCTCGTAGTGGTCAAAACTTGCAAAAGCTTGGTAAATGGCTCATCCCGCAAACCAAACACTATTCCTGGTTGAAAGCCGGCGATATCATCGGCATCGGTCTGGATCAAGTTGAGGCCATCGATGTTGACAGCGAATATCGTATGGACATCAACAAACTCGAAAAACGCATTCGCGAATTGGCTGAACAAAAAATTCCGGTTCTCGGCGTCGTAGGTGTTGTCGGAAGTACGGAAGAAGGCCAAATTGACCATATTGATAAAATCATCGAACTGCGTGAAAAACTTGCTAAAGAAGGCATTTACTATTACGTTCACATCGATGCTGCATATGGCGGTTACGCACGTGCAATTTTCCTCGATGAAAATGATGAATTTATCGAATACAACAAAATCGATGAAGTATATAAAAAATACAATATCTTTACAGATATGAAGCTGAAAGACGAATGGCTGACTGAGGATATCTACAATGCCTTCAAAGCCATCAGCAAAGCGGAATCCGTTACAATTGACCCTCACAAAATGGGTTACATTCCTTACTCTGCTGGTGCGATTGCGATCCGCGACATCAGAATGCGCGAATCGATTTCTTACTTCGCAACTTATGTATTCGAAAAAGGCGCGGATATTCCTGCACTGCTTGGTGCTTATATCCTTGAAGGTTCCAAAGCCGGCGCAACGGCAGCCGCTGTATGGACAGCCCATAAAGTATTGCCGCTGAACGTTACAGGTTTCGGTAAATTGATGGGTGCCAGCATCGAAGGCGCATACCGCTTCTACAATTTCTTGAAGAACAAGAAATTCAATGTCGATGGCAGAATCATTGAGCTTCATCCATTGACCAAACCAGACTTCAATATGGTTGACTATGTCTTTAATGAAGAAGGAAACACCGATCTGGTGAGAATGAACAAATTGAACCATGACTTCTTCGATTATGCTTCTTATGTCAAAGGCGGTCTGTACAGCAATGAATTTATTACTTCCCATACGGACTTCGCTATTCCGGATTATGGCAACAGCCCGCTGGAATTCGTGAAGAGCCTCGGATTTACCGACCAAGAATGGGATCGTGCCGGCAAAGTCACTATCCTTCGCGCTTGTGCACTGTCTCCGTATGCGCATGACGCTGCAACTTTCGAAGAATATGCAGAGAAAATTGAAAAAGCAATGCAAGAAAAACTTGAAAAAATCTACATGTACGAAATGAACGAATAA
- the tyrP gene encoding tyrosine-tyramine antiporter, with protein sequence MANSKKLTLFGLIGITMAFFGTVRSVPTLAITGWTQIFYMLVAAILFALPIALMSAELSTGFPEEGGPQVWVKKALGEKWGFVTSWLLWVQMFFGMVMVASTVGVLFGYVINVPHLSSNNFFIFAVILISYWGVTLLNLKFDMVKIAGNWGSIIGVYIPFVVLVVLGVAYMIKNGINPSGYLANFKAGDLLPNLGDLGSLAYLSGIIFIFAGVEISSVHANNIENPKRNYPIAVIASVILLVIFNLIAGLTVANGVPMGKMELSNITQPYMIFCENLGIPSIFVNIISAMILIGVLVQLSAWVLGPSKSMIKVAEDGNLPPFFQKRNSKGIPISFVLIQAIVISLVSVMYIVVPDVNSAFLVITITTTILYCIVYALIAISAVRLRYKSPDMERPFRLGNKGNGLMWFVALLSLLSVVITIIVSLIPPSILPASFSTGYVIYQVVATVVMVGIALLIYKYKKPSWKKSE encoded by the coding sequence ATGGCCAATTCAAAAAAATTAACTCTATTCGGGTTAATTGGGATCACGATGGCATTCTTCGGTACTGTACGTAGCGTGCCAACGCTAGCCATTACCGGTTGGACACAAATTTTCTACATGCTGGTTGCAGCTATTCTGTTTGCACTTCCGATTGCATTGATGTCCGCTGAACTGTCAACGGGATTCCCTGAAGAGGGTGGCCCGCAAGTCTGGGTTAAAAAAGCGTTGGGGGAAAAATGGGGGTTCGTAACCTCGTGGCTCTTATGGGTCCAAATGTTTTTCGGTATGGTTATGGTTGCTTCGACTGTAGGCGTACTGTTCGGTTATGTAATTAATGTTCCACATTTATCTTCAAATAACTTCTTTATATTTGCAGTCATTCTCATTTCTTACTGGGGCGTAACCCTATTGAACTTGAAGTTCGATATGGTCAAAATTGCCGGTAACTGGGGTTCGATTATCGGGGTATATATTCCCTTTGTTGTTCTGGTGGTGCTTGGTGTCGCTTATATGATCAAAAACGGCATTAATCCAAGCGGCTACTTGGCAAACTTTAAAGCAGGCGACCTCCTGCCAAACCTTGGTGACTTGGGAAGCTTGGCTTATTTATCCGGTATCATCTTTATCTTCGCTGGTGTTGAGATTTCCTCAGTGCACGCGAACAATATTGAAAATCCGAAACGCAACTATCCGATTGCGGTTATTGCTTCCGTAATCCTGCTGGTCATTTTCAACCTGATTGCGGGTTTGACGGTTGCGAACGGTGTTCCAATGGGCAAAATGGAACTTTCGAACATTACGCAGCCATATATGATTTTCTGTGAAAACTTAGGTATTCCATCCATTTTCGTTAACATTATTTCCGCGATGATCTTGATCGGTGTTCTTGTTCAGCTTAGCGCATGGGTACTTGGTCCAAGTAAGTCGATGATTAAAGTCGCAGAAGACGGTAACTTGCCGCCATTCTTCCAAAAGAGAAACAGCAAAGGAATTCCGATTTCCTTCGTATTGATCCAAGCGATTGTTATTTCCTTGGTTTCCGTCATGTATATCGTTGTTCCTGACGTTAACAGTGCTTTCTTGGTCATCACGATTACAACAACGATTCTATACTGTATCGTATATGCGCTGATCGCCATTTCCGCCGTGCGTCTGCGTTATAAATCGCCTGATATGGAAAGACCATTCCGTCTTGGCAATAAAGGTAATGGATTGATGTGGTTCGTAGCATTGTTATCCTTACTGAGTGTTGTTATCACGATTATTGTCAGCTTAATACCGCCATCCATTCTTCCTGCAAGCTTCTCAACAGGGTATGTCATTTACCAGGTCGTTGCGACAGTTGTCATGGTTGGTATTGCACTGCTGATCTACAAATATAAGAAGCCAAGCTGGAAGAAGAGTGAATAA